GTAGATGCCGCGCTTGCGCAGCCCGAGGAACAGCAGCAGCGAATTCAGGCACGCGCCGACGCCGATGCTCAGCGTGAGGCCCGCGTGGCCGATCAGCGGCACGAACACGTAGTTCGACAGCTGCGTGACGATCAGCACGCCGATCGCGATCTTCACGGGCGTCTTGATGTCCTGCTTCGCATAGAAGCCCGGCGCGAGGATCTTGATCAGGATGATGCCGACGAGGCCGATCCCGTAGGTCGCGAGCGCGCGCGCGACCATCGTGACGGTATGCGCGTCGAACTTGCCGTAGTTGAACAGCGTCGCGGTGAGCGGTGTCGCGAAGAAGAACAGCGCGAGCGCGCTCGGCGCCGCGAGCAGGAACGTGACGCGCAGGCCCCAGTCGAGCAGCGCCGAATATTCGTGCGAATCGGCGTCGACGTGCGCCTTCGACAGGCTCGGCAGCAGGATCGTGCCGAGCGCGACGCCGAGCAGCGCCGTCGGGAACTCCATCAGGCGGTCGGCGTAGTTGATCCACGACACGGCACCCTGCCCGAGCCGCGACGCGATGTTGGTGTTGATGATCAGCGACAGTTGCGCGACGGACACCGCGAACGTCGCGGGCACCATTTTCGCGAGCACGCGCTTCACGCCCGGATGACGCAGCGCGCGCAGCGGGTTCAGGCCGATCAGCGGCACCATGTCGATCTTCTTCAGGCCGGGCAGCTGCACGAGAAACTGCAGCACGCCGCCGACGATGACCGCCCACGCGAGCGCGTAGACCGGCACCTTCAGGAGCGGCGCGACGAACACGGCCGCGGCGATGAACGCGACGTTGAGCAGCACCGGCGCGAACGCGGGCAGCGAGAAGCTCTTGTACGTGTTCAGCACGCCCGACGCGAGCGTGGTCAGCGAAATGAACACGATGTACGGGAACATGATCCGCGTCATCGTGACCGCGAGCGGGAACGCCTGGCCGTCGCTGTGCAGGCCGGACGCGACCGCGAACACGACCCACGACGCGCCCGCGATCCCGACGACCGACAGCACGGCCAGCGCCCACGCGAGCACGGTGGACATCGCGTCGACGAGCGCCTTCGTCGCATCGTGCCCCTGCTGGTTCTTGAACTCGGCGAGGATCGGCACGAACGCCTGCGAGAACGCGCCTTCGGCGGACAGGCGGCGCAGCAGGTTCGGGATACGGAAGGCGACGTAGAACGCGTCGGTGTATTGACTGGCGCCGAACGCACGGGCGATCAGCGTCTCGCGGGCCAGTCCGGTCACGCGCGACAGCAGCGTGAAGCCGCTGACCGTCAGCAGGGCTCGGAATAGATTCATGGGGCGCTTATTATACGGACGTTGCGCGACCCGGCCACCGGCCGATGCCGAAAAGCGCACCGGCCGCCCGCGGCCCCATCCGGCCGACATCACGTTGAACTTGCCACTCGCTTGATTTTGTTGCTATAATCGCCGGTTTCTGGGCTCGTACATGCACGGCAACTGCCGTTTTCATGTCCCGGCCTCGGTTAAAATCACCGTTTTTTTATGCGCCCCTGGGCAATCGTTCTCAGGGGACGGATCGAAAAGCAGCGCTTGGCCGTCAGGCTCCAAGCTCTGGAAACAGGACAGGATAAGGAACCGTCATGGCTAACTCCGCACAAGCACGCAAGCGCGCCCGCCAGGCCGCGAAGGCAAACTCGCACAACTCGGCGCTGCGCTCGAAATTCCGTACCGCGATCAAGTCGGTTCGCAAGGCTGTTGAAGCCGGCGACCAGGCAAAGGCTGCCGAGCTGTTCAAGGCTGCCGTGAAGACGATCGACACGATCGCCGACAAGAAGATCGTTCACAAGAACAAGGCCGCTCGCAGCAAGAGCCGCCTGGCCGCAGCCGTCAAGGGCCTGCAGGCAGCAGCGTAACTCCGGTGCGCCCGCTCAGGCGGGCGTTCCTGTTTCCTGCGATCACGAAAAAGCCCGCCTAGGCGGGCTTTTTTGTCGCCTGCCGCCCGCGCATCGTGCGCAGCGGCAGTTGCCCGGCGGGCGCAACTCGCGCCCTCGCCCGTCGGCATCAGTCACTTCTTCGTGTTGTAGTCCGGCAATTCGCACGCCTCGGTCACGACGAGGTTGTTGTCCTTCGCGAAATTCAGCACGAAATCGAAAGCCATCGGCTCGATGTCGCGCAACCGCGAATCGAGGATCACGCATTTCAGGTCGCCGAGCATCGTCGGGCGCACGTACAGAGAATACTTGAGACGCGCATTCGGCCCGCTCGCCCCCGGCCCGAAGCAGGCCATCACACCGGCCAGACGTTCCGACCAGTCGCTCGGGCGAAACTTTTTCCCGTCTTTCGTGATGCCCTGGATGAAAAATTCGGTCGGAGGGGTTTCAGCCATGTGGTTACCCAAGTGACGGCCCGGCGATGTCCAGGCAACGGCGCCTGGATACGCGAACACAAAGCTGGAGAGGCGGCGGCACGAGCCGATCGATATCCCGAAAACGGGGCGTCGATGCGCGCCGCCGGTGGACTGCACCGGATGTGTGCAGCGCACGGCTTGTGTCCGGCAGAGCGCGAAAAGCCTTGCCTGCCGGGCTGGAGAAAACTTTCGAATTATACCGCAGCGCGCCATCGCGCGTCGTCCCGACGGCCCTCTTCCCGCACCGCGGATCGGGCGCGGCGATCCTGCCCCGCGTCGTTCCACGGCTCGTCAAAGCACAGAAAATCCTTTATGCTGCTTTGAGTTATCCACACCCGACGGCGGCGCCGTCCGGCCTCGCGGCCGGGTGAGACCGCCGTATTTCGTTTCATGACCGCCAAAACCATTCGTCACTACCTGCAGTTCAAGGATTTCTCGCTGGAAGACTACGAGTACGTGCTCGAACGCACGGGTATCCTGAAGCGCAAGTTCAAGAACTACGAAACCTATCACCCGCTGCACGACCGCACGCTCGCGATGATCTTCGAGAAGAGCTCGACGCGCACGCGCCTGTCGTTCGAGGCCGGGATCTTCCAGCTCGGCGGCCACGCCGTGTTCATGAGCACGCGCGACACGCAGCTCGGCCGCGGCGAGCCCGTCGAGGATTCCGCGCAGGTCATCTCGCGAATGGTCGACATCATCATGATCCGCACGTTCGAGCAGGACGTGATCACGCGCTTCGCGCAGAATTCCCGCGTGCCGGTGATCAACGGGCTGACGAACGAATACCACCCGTGCCAGGTGCTCGCCGACATCTTCACGTACTACGAGCACCGCGGCCCGATCGCCGGCAAGACCGTCGCGTGGGTCGGCGACGCGAACAACATGCTCTACACGTGGATCGAGGCCGCGCAGATCCTCGGCTTCAAGCTGCGCCTGTCGACGCCGCCCGGCTATGCGCTCGACATGAAGCTCGTGTCGCCCGACAGCGCGCCGTTCTACGAGGTGTTCGACGATCCGAACGAAGCGTGCAAGGGCGCCGATCTCGTGACGACCGACGTGTGGACGAGCATGGGTTTCGAGGCCGAGAACGAGGCGCGCAAGCAGGCATTCGCCGACTGGTGCGTCGACGAGGAAATGATGGGCCATGCGAATCCGGATGCCCTCTTCATGCACTGCCTGCCCGCGCACCGCGGCGAGGAAGTGACGGCCGGCGTGATCGACGGCCCGCAGAGCGTCGTGTGGGACGAAGCGGAAAACCGCCTGCACGTGCAGAAGGCGCTGATGGAGTTCCTGCTGCTCGGCCGCCTCAAGCACTGACGCGCCGCTCAACGCACACGCGTAAAAAAAGCGCCGGTCGACGATCGGCGCTTTTCGTTTGGGCGCGCCAAAACCGGCGCGCGCTGCGTTACAGGCAGACCGGTTCCGCCTCCAGCTCGACGCCGAACTGCGCGCGCACGTCGGCCTGGATCGCCCGCGCCAACGCCAGCACGTCGGCGCCCGTCGCGCCGCCGCGATTGACGAGCACGAGCGCCTGGCGGTCGTGCACGGCCGCCGCACCGAGCGCGCGCCCCTTCCAGCCGCAGCGGTCGATCAGCCAGCCGGCCGCGAGCTTCACCTGCCCGTCCGGCTGCGGATACGACACGACATCCGGCGCGCGGGCGCGCAGCGCATCGAATTGCGCGGCGCCGATCACCGGATTCTTGAAGAAACTGCCCGCATTGCCGAGCACCAGCGGATCGGGCAGCTTCGCGCGGCGGATCGCGACGACCGCATCGAATACATCGCGCGGCGTTGCCGCCTCGGGCGTGATGCCGCGCGCGTCGAGCTCGCGCGTGACGTCCGCATAGCCGAGCCGCGGCGTCCATTGCTTCGGCAGCCGGAACGTCACCGCGACGATCGCGAAGCGGCCGCGCCCTTCCCGCTTGAAGAAACTGTCGCGGTAACCGAACGCGCAGCGCGCGGCGTCGAAGCGCTCGCGGCGCCCCGTCGCCAGCTCCACCGCGACCAGCGAATCGAAATACGCTTTCATCTCGAGGCCGTACGCGCCGATGTTCTGGATCGGCGCGGCGCCGACGGTGCCCGGGATCAGCGCGAGATTCTCTAGGCCCGGCATCCCGTGTTCGAGCGTCCACGCGACGAACGCGTGCCAGTTCTCGCCGCCGCCGGCCTCGACGTACCACGCGTCGTCGTCCTCGCGCAGGATGCGGCGGCCCGCGATCTCGTCGAGCAGCACGAGGCCGTCGAAATCGCGCGTGAACACGATGTTGCTGCCGCCGCCGAGCACGAGTTGCGGCAGGTTCGCGACCCGCGGGTCGCGATGCAGCGCCTCGAACTGCGCCGCCTGCGTGATGCGCGCGGCGAAGCGCGCACGCGCGGCGATGCCGAACGTGTTGTGCGCGGCGAGCGGATGGTCGGGAAGCAGCGACAGGGCGGAATCGTCAGGGGGCATCGGCATTCGCGGTCACGTCGGCCCGGGCGGCGCATGGCCGGCCTTGGGCAAACGGAGGGGCATCGGTAAAATGGCAAACAGTCCGCAATTATAGCGAGTGCCCGTGCGTGAGCCGGGTGCCCGCATCTCAAGGGAGAATGCCATGCCATCGTTCGACGTCGTTTCCGAAGCGAACATGATCGAAGTGAAGAACGCCATCGAGCAGTCGAACAAGGAAATTTCGACGCGCTTCGACTTCAAGGGCTCCGACGCACGCGTCGAGCAGAAGGAACGCGAGCTGACGCTGTTCGCCGACGACGATTTCAAGCTCGGCCAGGTCAAGGACGTGCTGATCGGCAAGCTGGCCAAGCGCAACGTCGACGTGCGCTTTCTCGACTACGGCAAGGTCGAGAAGATCGGCGGCGACAAGGTCAAGCAGGTCGTCACCGTGAAGAAGGGCGTGACGGGCGACCTCGCGAAGAAGATCGTGCGCCTCGTGAAGGACAGCAAGATCAAGGTGCAGGCGAGCATCCAGGGCGACGCGGTGCGCATCTCGGGCACGAAGCGCGACGACCTGCAGAGCACGATCGCGATGCTGCGCAAGGACGTGACCGACACGCCGCTCGACTTCAACAACTTCCGCGACTGACCGGCCGCCGGCCCGTCGCGTCATCCGGCCGGGCCCCGCACACGCGGCGCGCCCGGCGCCGCGCTTTCTCAGGCTTTCCCGCCGTCCTGCGCGCCGCCGTCCGCGGCCGCCTTCTTCTTGTCGCCGATCCGGCTCTCCTGCCCCGCGAGCAGCTTCGAAATGTTGCCGCGGTGACGCCACACGAGCAGCACGCTCATCGCCAGCACGGCCCAGGCGATCGGGTTGTGGCCCGGCATGCCGAACAGGAACACGTCGAACACCGGCGCAAACGCGGCCGCCACCAGCGCCGCGAGCGACGAATAGCGGAAGAAGAACGCGACGATCAGCCAGGTCAGCGCGGTCGCGAGCCCGAGCACCGGGTGCACGGCGAGCAGCACACCGGCCGCGGTCGCGACGCCCTTGCCGCCCTGGAAGCGGAAGAACACCGGGTACAGATGGCCGAGGAACACGGCGATCGCGACCCACGCGATCGCGACGTCGGGCAGGCCGAAGTGCCGGGCGAGCCAGACGGCGATCCAGCCCTTGAACGCGTCGCCGACGAGCGTCAGGATCGCGGCCTTCTTGTTGCCGCTGCGCAGCACGTTGGTCGCCCCGGGGTTCTTCGACCCGTATGAACGCGGGTCGGCCAGCCCCATCACGGAACTGACGACGACGGCGAACGACACCGAACCGATCAGGTAGGCAACGAGGGCGGCGAGCAGGATCTGCATGCGGAGGACTCTTCTTTCAACGTATCGGGAAAGGGACGGCCGTGCGCGGCAAGCCGGCAGGCCGAAACGGCGCCCATTCTACCGAACGGGCGCGGGGTGCCACGAAGGTGAAACCCTCAGTCGACGCTCGCGCACTGCACCGGCTGCGCGCCGAGCAGCGACGTGAGCACCGCCGGCGCGAGGCTGACGAGGTAGCCGCGCCGGCCGCCGTTCAGGTAGATCGTCGGCAATGCGAGGATCGTCGACTCGACGTAGACGGGCATCGTCTTGCGCGTGCCGAACGGCGACGTGCCGCCGACGAGATAGCCCGAATGGCGGTTCGCGACCTCGGGCTTGCACGGCTCGACACGCTTCGCGCCGATCTGCCGCGCGAGATTCTTCGTCGATACGGTGCGGTCGCCGTGCATCAGCACGATCAGCGGCTTCGCGTGCTCGTCTTCCATCACGAGCGTCTTCACGACGCTGTGCTCGTCGACGCCGAGCTGGCGCGCCGATTCGCCGGTGCCGCCGTGCTCGACGTATTCGTACGGATGCTCGCCGAATGCGACGCCATGACGGCGCAGCAGCTGGGTCGCAGGGGTTTCGGACACGTGTCTGGATTTGCTCATGGCGGCATTTTAATGGCGAACGATCGCCGGGCGCGCAGTAGCGAGCCCGCGCCGACGGTATACTCGCGGCCCGTTTTCCGCCGGCCCACCGCGTCGCCGTCACGATTGCGTCCATCATCATTGCAGACATCGTGAAGCGCTATTGCCCGATTGGCTGATTGTGGCGCGCGTCTCGTCATGGCACGATCGTTCGCAAATATCGTCGGCTGCCGCCGGCCCTTCATCTGGAGACGCCATGTCCTCGCCCATCCGTTCATCCGAATCGCTCGATGTCGATGCGCTGCTCGCCGCGCTGCCGCGCCGCATCGCCGACGTGCCCGCGCACCGGGCCGCGCAGTCGCCCGCGCAGCCGGCACTGATCGAGGATGCGCGCCGGCTGTCGTACGGCGACCTGGCGCAGGCCGTCGACACGGCGGCCGCGCGGCTGGCGAGTCTCGGCGTAGAAGGCGGCGACCGCGTGATGATCGTCGCCGAAAACTGCGTCGCGCAGATCGTGCTGCTGTTCGCCGCCGCCCGCCTCGACGCATGGGCGCTCGTGTCGAACGCGCGGCTGTCGGCCGCCGAGCTCGACGCGATCGCCGCGCATGCGCGCCCGAAGCTGATCGCGTTCACGACCGACGTATCGCCCGACGCGCGCGCCCATGCCGAGCGGCTCGGCGCCACGCCGGCCGCGGCGCTGCCGGTCGACATCGGCGCGTGGTCGTATCACGTCGACGCAAGCGCGCCCGCCGAGCCGGTGGCCACCGACGGCGCCGCACAATGCGCGGCATTGATCTACACCACCGGTACGACCGGCACACCGAAAGGCGTGATGCTGTCGCACCGCAACCTGCTGTTCATCGCGGCGACGTCGAGCATGCTACGCCGCGTGTCGCCAGACGACGTCGTCTACACGGTGCTGCCCGTGTCGCACGTGTACGGGCTCGCGTCGGTATGCCTCGGCAGCCTGTATGCGGGCGCGACGCTGCGGCTCGCGCCGCGCTTCTCGCCGGAAGCCGTCCGGGTCGCGCTCGCCGACGAAGGCGTGACGATCTTCCAGGGCGTGCCCGCGATGCACGCGAAGCTGCTCGAACACCTGCACACGCACGGCCACGCGTGGCGCGCGCCGCGGCTGCGCTTCGCGTATTCGGGCGGCTCGCCGCTCGATGCGAACCTGAAGGCCCGCGTCGAGCACGTGTACGGCGTGCCGCTGCACAACGGCTACGGGATGACCGAAAGCAGCCCGACGGTCACGCAAACGCCGCTCGACGCGCCGCGCACGGACAGTTCGGTCGGCGTGCCGATTCCGGGCGTCGACGTACGGATCGTCGCGCCGGACGGCAGCGACGTGCCGCCGGGCGAAGTCGGCGAGATCCGCGTGCGCGGGCCGAACGTGATGCTCGGCTACTACCGCAACGCGGACGCGACGCGCGCGGCCGTGTCGGCCGATGGCTGGCTGAGCACCGGCGATCTCGCGCGGCAGGAAGCGGACGGCGCGGTGACGATCGCGGGCCGCAGCAAGGAGCTGATCATCCGCTCGGGCTTCAACGTGTATCCGGTCGAGGTCGAGCAGGTGCTGAACGCGCATCCGGACGTCGTGCAGGCGGCCGTGATCGGCCGCGCGATCGACGGCAACGAGGAAGTGCTCGCGTTCGTCGAACTGGTGCCGGGCGCGGCGGCGGACGAGGCAGCCTTGCACGCATGGTGCGCGGATCGGCTCACCGCTTACAAACGCCCTGCGCAC
This DNA window, taken from Burkholderia cenocepacia, encodes the following:
- the murJ gene encoding murein biosynthesis integral membrane protein MurJ — encoded protein: MNLFRALLTVSGFTLLSRVTGLARETLIARAFGASQYTDAFYVAFRIPNLLRRLSAEGAFSQAFVPILAEFKNQQGHDATKALVDAMSTVLAWALAVLSVVGIAGASWVVFAVASGLHSDGQAFPLAVTMTRIMFPYIVFISLTTLASGVLNTYKSFSLPAFAPVLLNVAFIAAAVFVAPLLKVPVYALAWAVIVGGVLQFLVQLPGLKKIDMVPLIGLNPLRALRHPGVKRVLAKMVPATFAVSVAQLSLIINTNIASRLGQGAVSWINYADRLMEFPTALLGVALGTILLPSLSKAHVDADSHEYSALLDWGLRVTFLLAAPSALALFFFATPLTATLFNYGKFDAHTVTMVARALATYGIGLVGIILIKILAPGFYAKQDIKTPVKIAIGVLIVTQLSNYVFVPLIGHAGLTLSIGVGACLNSLLLFLGLRKRGIYQPSPGWLRFFVQLVGAALVLAGLMHWCAISFDWTGMRAQPLDRIALMAACLVLFAALYFGMLWVMGFKYAYFRRRAK
- the rpsT gene encoding 30S ribosomal protein S20, producing MANSAQARKRARQAAKANSHNSALRSKFRTAIKSVRKAVEAGDQAKAAELFKAAVKTIDTIADKKIVHKNKAARSKSRLAAAVKGLQAAA
- a CDS encoding DUF3579 domain-containing protein, translating into MAETPPTEFFIQGITKDGKKFRPSDWSERLAGVMACFGPGASGPNARLKYSLYVRPTMLGDLKCVILDSRLRDIEPMAFDFVLNFAKDNNLVVTEACELPDYNTKK
- the argF gene encoding ornithine carbamoyltransferase produces the protein MTAKTIRHYLQFKDFSLEDYEYVLERTGILKRKFKNYETYHPLHDRTLAMIFEKSSTRTRLSFEAGIFQLGGHAVFMSTRDTQLGRGEPVEDSAQVISRMVDIIMIRTFEQDVITRFAQNSRVPVINGLTNEYHPCQVLADIFTYYEHRGPIAGKTVAWVGDANNMLYTWIEAAQILGFKLRLSTPPGYALDMKLVSPDSAPFYEVFDDPNEACKGADLVTTDVWTSMGFEAENEARKQAFADWCVDEEMMGHANPDALFMHCLPAHRGEEVTAGVIDGPQSVVWDEAENRLHVQKALMEFLLLGRLKH
- the murB gene encoding UDP-N-acetylmuramate dehydrogenase, yielding MPMPPDDSALSLLPDHPLAAHNTFGIAARARFAARITQAAQFEALHRDPRVANLPQLVLGGGSNIVFTRDFDGLVLLDEIAGRRILREDDDAWYVEAGGGENWHAFVAWTLEHGMPGLENLALIPGTVGAAPIQNIGAYGLEMKAYFDSLVAVELATGRRERFDAARCAFGYRDSFFKREGRGRFAIVAVTFRLPKQWTPRLGYADVTRELDARGITPEAATPRDVFDAVVAIRRAKLPDPLVLGNAGSFFKNPVIGAAQFDALRARAPDVVSYPQPDGQVKLAAGWLIDRCGWKGRALGAAAVHDRQALVLVNRGGATGADVLALARAIQADVRAQFGVELEAEPVCL
- a CDS encoding YajQ family cyclic di-GMP-binding protein gives rise to the protein MPSFDVVSEANMIEVKNAIEQSNKEISTRFDFKGSDARVEQKERELTLFADDDFKLGQVKDVLIGKLAKRNVDVRFLDYGKVEKIGGDKVKQVVTVKKGVTGDLAKKIVRLVKDSKIKVQASIQGDAVRISGTKRDDLQSTIAMLRKDVTDTPLDFNNFRD
- the plsY gene encoding glycerol-3-phosphate 1-O-acyltransferase PlsY translates to MQILLAALVAYLIGSVSFAVVVSSVMGLADPRSYGSKNPGATNVLRSGNKKAAILTLVGDAFKGWIAVWLARHFGLPDVAIAWVAIAVFLGHLYPVFFRFQGGKGVATAAGVLLAVHPVLGLATALTWLIVAFFFRYSSLAALVAAAFAPVFDVFLFGMPGHNPIAWAVLAMSVLLVWRHRGNISKLLAGQESRIGDKKKAAADGGAQDGGKA
- the ybaK gene encoding Cys-tRNA(Pro) deacylase, whose protein sequence is MSKSRHVSETPATQLLRRHGVAFGEHPYEYVEHGGTGESARQLGVDEHSVVKTLVMEDEHAKPLIVLMHGDRTVSTKNLARQIGAKRVEPCKPEVANRHSGYLVGGTSPFGTRKTMPVYVESTILALPTIYLNGGRRGYLVSLAPAVLTSLLGAQPVQCASVD
- a CDS encoding class I adenylate-forming enzyme family protein encodes the protein MSSPIRSSESLDVDALLAALPRRIADVPAHRAAQSPAQPALIEDARRLSYGDLAQAVDTAAARLASLGVEGGDRVMIVAENCVAQIVLLFAAARLDAWALVSNARLSAAELDAIAAHARPKLIAFTTDVSPDARAHAERLGATPAAALPVDIGAWSYHVDASAPAEPVATDGAAQCAALIYTTGTTGTPKGVMLSHRNLLFIAATSSMLRRVSPDDVVYTVLPVSHVYGLASVCLGSLYAGATLRLAPRFSPEAVRVALADEGVTIFQGVPAMHAKLLEHLHTHGHAWRAPRLRFAYSGGSPLDANLKARVEHVYGVPLHNGYGMTESSPTVTQTPLDAPRTDSSVGVPIPGVDVRIVAPDGSDVPPGEVGEIRVRGPNVMLGYYRNADATRAAVSADGWLSTGDLARQEADGAVTIAGRSKELIIRSGFNVYPVEVEQVLNAHPDVVQAAVIGRAIDGNEEVLAFVELVPGAAADEAALHAWCADRLTAYKRPAHIRVLDALPAASTGKVLKHRLRELV